One part of the Desulfonatronum thioautotrophicum genome encodes these proteins:
- a CDS encoding sulfotransferase domain-containing protein produces MVVNYTKEYINVSGFASERLITSGKPVIVVTMPRSGTAYIRNVISTHLNLKLVYKYQYASGPRLKYFINHNTLFNEITRKRVYVAGHFPPSHYNLQLLKLSGVKKIVVHFRDPRDALLSWNNHICKPKIIKSELSQIQLLASRNSIACNHYKLSPHEQIDWLIDNYFCDLIEWMYDWLVAKSKNEYIDILLTDFDMLKNTPLAFFNKIINFFNYDKFISNASQLPNPRINPLKYNFNLGQSGNYLQEFNDQQILKTHDILCEKFQSKPYLLQKYGWLKKNSN; encoded by the coding sequence ATGGTAGTTAATTATACAAAAGAATACATAAATGTTTCAGGTTTTGCCTCTGAACGGCTAATTACTAGCGGGAAGCCAGTAATTGTTGTTACTATGCCTAGAAGTGGGACAGCGTATATTAGAAATGTGATTTCAACACATTTAAATCTTAAATTAGTATATAAGTATCAGTATGCATCTGGTCCAAGATTAAAATACTTTATTAATCATAACACATTATTTAATGAAATTACCCGAAAGAGAGTTTATGTCGCAGGTCACTTCCCACCATCCCACTACAACCTGCAACTTTTAAAATTATCTGGAGTAAAAAAAATTGTAGTTCATTTTCGTGATCCTAGAGATGCTTTGCTGTCATGGAATAATCATATTTGCAAACCAAAAATTATTAAAAGCGAATTATCTCAAATACAGTTGTTAGCTAGTAGAAATTCTATAGCATGTAATCATTACAAACTATCACCACATGAGCAAATTGATTGGTTGATAGATAATTATTTTTGCGACTTAATAGAGTGGATGTATGATTGGTTAGTTGCAAAAAGTAAAAATGAATACATTGATATTTTATTAACAGATTTTGACATGTTAAAAAACACTCCTTTAGCTTTCTTTAATAAAATTATTAATTTCTTTAATTATGATAAGTTTATAAGCAATGCAAGTCAATTACCTAACCCTAGAATCAATCCATTAAAGTATAATTTTAATCTCGGACAATCAGGAAATTATTTACAAGAATTTAATGATCAGCAAATACTGAAAACTCATGATATTTTATGTGAAAAATTTCAAAGCAAGCCCTATCTTCTTCAAAAATATGGGTGGTTGAAAAAGAATAGCAATTAA
- the ltrA gene encoding group II intron reverse transcriptase/maturase encodes MSEEFVEERTSTKRNTDQEATVRTQRRVAVSSGLKGVRQAAMHSKERVFTALLHHVTYDLLFDSFKKLKKHAAAGIDGTTWIEYQEHAEANISDLHDRVHRGSYRAMPSLRTFIPKPDGGKRPLGIAALEDKIVQMAVKSVLDQIYEVNFKGFSYGFRPERSGHDALDALYVAVTRKKINWILDADIQKYFDSIDHEWMLKFLEHRIKDKRIIRLVRKWLRAGVIEGTEWKETELGSPQGAVISPLLANIFLHYVLDIWVDWWRRKYAKGEVVIVRYADDFVLGFQYLFEAEAFLDALKARLGQFGLSLHPDKTRMIEFGRYAAGNRKKNGEGKPETFDFLGFTHICSRFPKGGFEIRRCSIKKRFRAKVKEVRRKIIARRHHDIEEQGKWIKSVILGYRNYFAVHRNLDTVKRFRGEVLRAWYRALRRRSQKGGKMPWTAFRNIYIRWMPRLAVLHPWPWLRFDAKYSR; translated from the coding sequence TTGTCTGAGGAGTTTGTGGAGGAAAGGACTTCGACCAAGAGGAACACCGATCAGGAGGCCACGGTCCGGACACAGCGCCGGGTTGCCGTGTCGTCCGGCCTGAAGGGTGTGCGTCAAGCCGCGATGCATAGCAAGGAGAGAGTTTTCACCGCCTTGCTCCATCATGTGACCTATGATCTCCTGTTTGACAGCTTCAAGAAGTTGAAGAAGCATGCGGCAGCGGGCATAGATGGAACAACCTGGATCGAGTATCAGGAGCATGCCGAGGCAAACATCTCCGATCTCCATGACAGGGTGCACCGCGGAAGTTACCGTGCGATGCCCTCGCTACGGACGTTCATTCCAAAGCCCGATGGCGGCAAACGGCCGTTGGGCATTGCCGCACTGGAAGACAAGATTGTCCAGATGGCGGTAAAATCGGTTCTGGATCAGATATACGAGGTCAACTTCAAGGGATTCAGCTACGGCTTCAGGCCGGAGAGAAGTGGTCACGATGCCCTGGATGCATTGTATGTGGCCGTCACTCGGAAGAAGATAAACTGGATTCTTGATGCGGACATCCAAAAGTATTTTGATTCCATCGACCATGAATGGATGCTGAAGTTTCTGGAGCATCGTATCAAGGACAAACGGATCATCCGGCTTGTCCGAAAATGGCTGAGGGCCGGTGTGATTGAAGGCACCGAGTGGAAAGAGACAGAGCTGGGATCTCCGCAAGGTGCGGTGATCTCGCCGCTGCTGGCCAATATCTTCCTGCATTATGTTCTTGATATTTGGGTTGACTGGTGGAGACGGAAGTACGCCAAGGGAGAAGTAGTCATTGTCAGATATGCCGATGATTTCGTCCTGGGGTTCCAGTACCTTTTCGAAGCGGAAGCATTCCTGGACGCCCTGAAGGCCCGCCTTGGACAGTTCGGTCTCAGCCTGCACCCTGACAAGACAAGAATGATCGAATTCGGACGTTATGCTGCCGGGAATCGCAAGAAGAACGGAGAAGGCAAGCCCGAGACATTCGACTTTCTGGGATTCACGCATATCTGCTCGCGATTCCCGAAAGGAGGGTTTGAAATACGTCGCTGTTCTATCAAGAAGCGTTTTCGAGCCAAGGTAAAAGAAGTCCGACGGAAGATAATAGCCAGAAGGCACCATGACATCGAAGAGCAGGGTAAATGGATCAAGTCAGTGATTCTCGGCTACCGGAATTATTTTGCGGTACACCGCAATCTTGATACTGTGAAACGTTTTCGGGGCGAGGTGTTACGGGCTTGGTACAGGGCTTTGCGGCGACGTAGTCAAAAGGGCGGAAAGATGCCCTGGACAGCCTTTCGCAACATCTATATCCGCTGGATGCCGCGATTGGCGGTACTCCATCCTTGGCCATGGCTACGATTTGACGCCAAATACTCGAGGTAG
- a CDS encoding N-acetylneuraminate synthase family protein, whose amino-acid sequence MLKSRANNQCLIIAEIGSVHDGSYGNAQKLIEAAAECGVDAVKFQTHIAEAETLPDAPMPSFFQSEHRFAYFQRTAFSLDQWVRLREHCQSCKVEFMSSPFSNEAVDLLESVGIARYKIPSGEVTNLPLLARVAQTGKPVLLSSGMSSWEELDVAVSEIRKVHENITILQCTSEYPCPYDQVGLNVMQEMKERYGLTVGLSDHTLTLYASFAAATLGAVAIERHFTFSRKMYGSDARHSLEPAELTDLVQGIRAIETMLKARVGKADASRFRDMKQVFEKSLVTKQDIPAGTVISRDMIGIKKPGTGIPAGRIDEVVGRRAVRSVKADMLLAWEDVQGVVGP is encoded by the coding sequence ATGCTTAAATCTAGAGCAAATAATCAATGCCTAATTATCGCTGAAATCGGATCCGTACATGACGGCTCATACGGTAATGCTCAGAAGCTTATTGAGGCAGCCGCTGAATGCGGTGTGGATGCGGTCAAGTTTCAGACGCATATTGCCGAGGCCGAGACCTTGCCGGATGCGCCTATGCCGAGCTTTTTCCAGAGCGAGCACAGGTTTGCCTATTTTCAGCGCACGGCGTTCAGCCTTGACCAGTGGGTCAGGTTGCGCGAGCATTGTCAGAGTTGCAAGGTGGAGTTCATGTCCTCGCCGTTTTCCAATGAGGCCGTGGATCTGCTTGAGTCCGTAGGCATTGCCCGGTACAAAATACCCTCCGGCGAAGTGACAAATCTGCCCCTGCTGGCCAGGGTGGCCCAAACGGGCAAGCCCGTGCTTTTGTCTTCGGGCATGAGTTCCTGGGAAGAGTTGGATGTTGCGGTCAGCGAGATCCGCAAGGTGCATGAAAACATCACCATCCTGCAATGTACGTCCGAATATCCCTGCCCCTACGACCAGGTAGGCCTGAATGTAATGCAGGAGATGAAAGAACGCTACGGGCTTACGGTGGGGCTGTCGGACCACACCCTTACCCTGTACGCCTCGTTTGCCGCAGCGACTTTGGGCGCAGTGGCCATTGAGCGGCACTTCACCTTCAGTCGAAAAATGTACGGCAGCGATGCCCGCCATTCCCTGGAACCTGCGGAACTCACCGATCTAGTCCAGGGCATCCGGGCTATTGAAACCATGCTCAAGGCCAGGGTGGGCAAGGCTGATGCGTCCCGGTTTCGAGACATGAAGCAGGTTTTTGAGAAAAGCCTGGTGACGAAACAGGATATCCCCGCCGGAACGGTGATTTCCCGTGACATGATTGGAATCAAAAAGCCTGGAACAGGAATCCCCGCAGGGCGTATTGATGAGGTGGTTGGACGGCGGGCGGTGCGGTCAGTAAAGGCGGATATGTTGCTGGCGTGGGAGGATGTTCAAGGTGTGGTGGGACCGTGA
- a CDS encoding DUF2442 domain-containing protein: protein MEKVTQVYPLDGYKLKMQFNTGETRIFDAQPYLQKGVFQQLQDEKRFRQAYVALDTVCWPGGLDIAPETLYDRSTPEQ, encoded by the coding sequence ATGGAGAAGGTAACTCAAGTTTATCCACTTGATGGATATAAGCTTAAAATGCAATTCAATACAGGTGAAACACGTATTTTTGATGCACAACCTTATTTGCAAAAAGGAGTGTTTCAACAACTCCAGGACGAAAAACGTTTTCGACAGGCATACGTTGCCTTGGATACTGTGTGTTGGCCCGGCGGTCTGGATATAGCGCCTGAGACATTGTATGACCGATCTACTCCAGAACAATGA